The following are from one region of the Coccinella septempunctata chromosome 7, icCocSept1.1, whole genome shotgun sequence genome:
- the LOC123316374 gene encoding uncharacterized protein LOC123316374, with protein sequence MPRNCFFCSKNITSNNLFLPCSKCNRPFHAECVNSKGSDIEYLKNRNEKWNCHVCVSTERSLRSNSCSSRTQPSVASPPSPPTNVECDNATIMQQLALVMNQLHKLNNAMTRMEKRHDDVLSQLAICNSKIDEHSSILAEHGTHIQSCQREVSDLQGTYTELSAELSRVSNSLEALKTEPKTSNNDIVSAAHVQEIVQRVKRSHNLIIQNLPEFDTESLEKSKVNDLVENISETSSRFIVRSERLPSSVKSRPRLLKVTFSDPEVVSNILRNKAVLKSREEYNRIIIRDDKTKGQIDELRTLREELAGRQASGKTGLTIKYVKGVPRIINSPTVPQHENLKKN encoded by the coding sequence ATGCCacgaaattgttttttctgttCAAAAAATATTACATCCAATAATTTGTTTTTACCATGCTCAAAGTGCAATAGGCCTTTTCACGCCGAATGCGTAAATTCAAAAGGATCAGACATCGAATACTTAAAAAACAGAAACGAAAAATGGAACTGCCATGTCTGTGTATCAACCGAGCGTTCTCTTCGCAGTAACTCGTGCAGTAGTCGCACACAACCCTCTGTTGCCTCTCCACCATCTCCGCCTACGAATGTTGAATGCGATAATGCAACCATCATGCAGCAGTTAGCTTTGGTTATGAATCAACTGCATAAATTAAATAATGCCATGACTCGTATGGAAAAAAGGCATGATGATGTACTTAGCCAGCTCGCAATTTGTAACTCCAAAATAGATGAACATTCCAGTATACTGGCTGAACACGGCACTCACATTCAGTCTTGCCAGAGAGAGGTGTCAGATCTCCAGGGTACTTATACAGAACTCTCTGCTGAGTTGTCTCGTGTCTCTAATTCCTTGGAAGCGTTGAAGACAGAGCCCAAAACTTCCAATAATGATATCGTTTCTGCTGCTCACGTACAAGAAATTGTACAACGTGTCAAGAGATCTCACAACCTAATCATACAAAATCTGCCGGAATTTGACACTGAATCCCTTGAGAAATCAAAGGTAAACGATTTGGTTGAGAATATCAGTGAGACTTCGAGTAGATTCATCGTGAGAAGTGAACGTTTGCCTTCTTCTGTGAAATCCCGTCCTCGTCTACTGAAGGTAACCTTTAGTGATCCGGAGGTAGTGTCCAATATTTTACGGAACAAAGCAGTTCTCAAGAGTAGAGAGGAGTATAATAGGATAATAATCAGAGATGATAAAACTAAAGGCCAGATTGATGAGTTGAGGACTTTAAGGGAGGAACTTGCGGGACGACAGGCTTCAGGGAAAACAGGGCTGACCATTAAGTACGTGAAGGGAGTACCGCGAATTATCAACTCTCCTACTGTTCCCCAACATGAGAATCTTAAAAAAAACTAA
- the LOC123317672 gene encoding uncharacterized protein LOC123317672, whose product MLSLLASHRREINKERSTRGTGKGQDEVYSSKWFAYEALRFIKDKNQCKPTLSSSLPPKVNQETISQVEEVEDLECTATVDVEDEDNVMEADDIEQSQSASTSSREQFVQPSAPKRKRKTPPTGGTQVDRVVDMLERSLDRNDCDVFGELQLSTTSTIFCLTLTWAIFKCLLGISHQH is encoded by the exons ATGCTGTCTTTGCTTGCCTCCCACAGGAGGGAAATTAACAAGGAAAGATCAACAAGGGGAACTGGAAAAG GGCAGGACGAAGTATACTCAAGTAAATGGTTTGCATATGAAGCTTTGAGGTTCATTAAGGATAAAAACCAATGTAAACCAACTTTGAGCTCATCCCTTCCGCCAAAGGTTAATCAGGAGACAATTTCACAG GTTGAGGAGGTTGAGGATCTGGAGTGCACCGCAACTGTTGATGTAGAGGACGAGGATAATGTCATGGAAGCAGATGATATCGAACAGTCTCAGTCTGCATCAACTTCATCAAGGGAGCAATTTGTACAACCTTCTGCACCCAAGCGCAAAAGAAAAACACCACCTACTGGTGGTACTCAGGTGGACCGAGTTGTGGATATGTTGGAACGATCTCTGGATCGCAATGATTGTGACGTGTTTGGAGAGCTACAGTTGAGTACTACGTCAACAATATTCTGTTTGACGCTGACATGGGCTATCTTCAAGTGCCTACTCGGTATCAGCCACCAACATTAA
- the LOC123317671 gene encoding uncharacterized protein LOC123317671 yields MLVERVALLCEMEPQGHAAQGTPEVIAWTRLLVKNIKTRKLLSPDEIELIKAEALRNSPIRHIHNIRRSIQIRRTLTLSEDHDHHSYNEQPNSEPRPTDLPEADDATRGVLSLFEEINLKWKGVPMHIRPKIKKMHHNTNTKETMRVINAALVETIASSSNFEDLCHLVYCAAIVANFIHQIKMTDNTQENGTPQRPPWEERINKKINIFRKEIGILHAYLNSENPSEHVKKKAQIYSQKMKLKRSDAQYHLRLHTRMETLKQKIAALGNRLMIYSKRTRRYRENNLFANNQKEFYRRLEDNQADIDKTPPQPEEMRQFWSNIWSHGKDHNTEAPWIKAELEDHSDLNEMAAIQVTENDVRATIKRMKNWSSPGIDGIQNYWWKTLTSTHRVLARLIDTALVKPDTVPEYFTHGITHLLPKKGD; encoded by the exons ATGTTAGTGGAGCGAGTGGCGCTACTTTGCGAAATGGAACCACAAGGCCACGCAGCTCAAGGAACACCCGAGGTTATAGCTTGGACCCGCCTGCTG gtgaaaaatataaaaacacgTAAGTTGTTATCACCTGATGAAATAGAACTCATAAAAGCAGAAGCACTTAGGAATTCCCCGATTCGACATATTCACAACATCAGGAGGAGCATTCAGATTAGAAGAACGCTAACTCTTTCAGAAGATCATGACCACCACAGCTATAACGAGCAACCTAATTCCGAACCGCGACCCACTGACCTACCAGAGGCCGACGATGCCACCAGAGGGGTATTATCGCTATTTGAGGAGATAAATCTGAAATGGAAGGGAGTACCAATGCATATAAGACCAAAAATCAAGAAAATGCATCATAACACCAACACGAAAGAGACAATGAGAGTGATAAACGCAGCTTTGGTAGAAACTATCGCATCCTCATCGAATTTTGAAGATCTCTGCCACCTAGTGTATTGTGCAGCCATAGTTGCTAATTTcattcatcaaataaaaatgACAGATAACACCCAAGAAAACGGTACCCCACAGAGACCCCCGTGGGAAGAgcgaattaataaaaaaattaatattttcaggaAGGAAATAGGAATTCTCCATGCTTACTTGAATAGCGAAAACCCTAGTGAACACGTGAAGAAGAAAGCTCAGATATATTCCCAGAAGATGAAGCTGAAGAGGAGTGACGCACAATACCACCTAAGACTGCATACCCGCATGGAAACCTTAAAGCAGAAGATTGCTGCCCTAGGAAATAGGCTCATGATATATAGCAAGAGAACACGGCGATACCGAGAAAATAATCTCTTTGCTAACAACCAAAAAGAATTTTATAGAAGACTCGAGGATAACCAGGCCGACATAGATAAAACGCCGCCACAACCAGAAGAAATGAGGCAATTCTGGTCGAACATATGGTCGCATGGGAAAGACCATAACACTGAGGCTCCTTGGATTAAAGCTGAGCTCGAAGACCACTCCGATTTGAATGAAATGGCAGCAATCCAAGTTACAGAGAATGACGTTCGTGCAACCATCAAACGAATGAAAAACTGGTCTTCACCGGGAATAGATGGCATCCAAAACTATTGGTGGAAGACCCTGACGTCAACACATAGGGTACTTGCGAGACTCATAGATACGGCACTTGTGAAGCCTGATACCGTGCCAGAATATTTCACACATGGGATCACACACCTTTTACCGAAGAAAGGAGACTAA